In Lodderomyces elongisporus chromosome 2, complete sequence, the following proteins share a genomic window:
- the GUF1 gene encoding Translation factor guf1 mitochondrial produces MLRPWFCFKSCVSLLSNRRQYGFRYLATAEPSKSEKPAKPAKPMSVQEKKMRLGQDQFRKELEERISKIPIQNYRNFSIVAHVDHGKSTLSDRLLELTGVIEPGSKSQVLDKLDVERERGITVKAQTVSMLYTEPASGQDYLLHLVDTPGHVDFRAEVSRSYASCGGALLLVDASQGVQAQTVANFFLAYSMDLKLIPIINKIDLDSANIPRAMEQVETTFELDPADCIPVSAKTGLNVDKIIPSIIKNIPAPVGDESRPLKALLVDSWHDPYVGVVMLVHVVDGKLKKGTKLLSAHTNKTYDVKEVGIMYPDRTPMEYIKAGQVAYVIPGMKNPREALVGDTFFQLGKSEGLDPLPGFEEPQPMVFVGAFPSEGKDFSIMDDSIQNLVLNDRSVHLEKETSNALGSGWRLGFLGSLHASVFKERLEKEYGAKIILTAPTVPYKIVFKNGDEKIITNPDEFPDNKMHNLVSHYMEPYVETIMTLPNEYVGTVMQLCLSNRGEQKEVEYLNTGQTLLRYDIPMAQLVEDFFGKLKGCTKGYASLDYEDAGYRKSDIVKMELCVNGEPQDALTTIVHKSIAQAKGKEYVTRFKKFLRYQLFEVAIQARVNNKVIARETIKAKRKDVTQKLHAADISRYKKLLERQKEGKKQMKAVGRINIGNDAYQAFLRRDN; encoded by the coding sequence ATGCTACGACCTTGGTTTTGCTTTAAATCGTGCGTTTCTTTATTATCGAATCGTCGTCAATATGGTTTTCGTTATCTTGCCACGGCGGAACCATCAAAGTCAGAGAAGCCAGCCAAGCCAGCCAAGCCAATGTCTGttcaagagaaaaagatgcGACTAGGACAAGATCAATTCAGAAAAGAATTGGAAGAACGAATATCCAAGATACCCATTCAAAACTATAGAAATTTCAGTATTGTGGCACATGTTGATCATGGGAAATCTACATTATCCGATAGACTTCTTGAACTTACAGGGGTCATTGAGCCGGGCTCTAAATCTCAAGTACTTGATAAACTTGATGTGGAAAGAGAGCGAGGAATTACGGTCAAAGCTCAAACGGTCTCGATGTTATACACCGAGCCAGCTTCAGGGCAGGATTATTTACTTCATTTGGTTGATACTCCTGGTCACGTTGATTTTAGAGCTGAAGTCTCGCGGAGTTATGCGTCGTGTGGAGGGGCTTTACTTTTAGTTGATGCTTCGCAAGGTGTGCAGGCTCAAACAGTTgcaaacttttttcttgcttaTAGCATGGACTTGAAACTTATACCCATTATAAACAAAATCGACCTTGACCTGGCAAATATCCCTAGAGCTATGGAGCAAGTGGAGACTACGTTTGAGTTGGATCCTGCAGATTGCATTCCAGTAAGCGCCAAAACAGGTCTCAATGTTGACAAAATAATTCCTTCAATTATCAAAAACATCCCTGCTCCTGTGGGTGATGAATCAAGACCATTAAAAGCTTTGTTGGTTGACTCGTGGCATGATCCGTATGTGGGTGTGGTGATGTTGGTACatgttgttgatggaaaattgaaaaagggaACAAAGCTACTCTCGGcgcacacaaacaaaacttaTGACGTGAAAGAAGTGGGGATAATGTACCCTGATAGAACACCAATGGAATATATCAAAGCCGGTCAAGTCGCTTATGTGATTCCGGGGATGAAAAACCCACGTGAAGCATTGGTGGGTGATacttttttccaattggGAAAAAGCGAAGGCTTAGACCCACTTCCAGGTTTTGAGGAGCCCCAACCTATGGTGTTTGTAGGAGCGTTCCCTTCGGAAGGAAAAGATTTTAGCATTATGGATGATTCTATACAAAATCTAGTGCTCAACGATCGGTCCGTGCatttggaaaaagagacaTCGAATGCATTAGGTTCAGGCTGGAGATTGGGATTCTTGGGATCTCTACATGCATCGGTCTTTAAAGAGAGGTTGGAAAAAGAGTATGGTGCGAAAATAATATTGACCGCACCAACTGTGCCGTATAAAATTGTATTCAAAAATGGTGATGAGAAAATTATCACTAACCCTGATGAGTTTCCCGATAATAAAATGCATAACTTGGTATCGCACTATATGGAACCTTATGTTGAGACTATTATGACCTTGCCCAATGAATATGTTGGTACTGTTATGCAACTATGTTTGAGCAACAGAGGTGAGCAGAAAGAAGTCGAGTACCTCAACACCGGCCAAACACTTTTACGATACGATATTCCCATGGCACAATTGGTTGAGgatttttttggaaaattaaaaggTTGCACAAAGGGGTATGCGTCTTTGGACTATGAAGATGCTGGATACCGTAAATCTGATATTGTAAAGATGGAACTATGTGTCAACGGAGAGCCGCAAGATGCCCTCACCACGATTGTGCACAAGTCAATAGCACAAGCAAAGGGTAAAGAGTATGTGACTCGATTCAAGAAATTTTTGAGGTACCAGCTTTTCGAAGTCGCCATTCAAGCTCgagtcaacaacaaagtgATTGCGAGAGAAACTATTAAGGCCAAGCGGAAGGATGTTACTCAAAAGTTGCATGCTGCAGATATCTCCAGatataaaaaattgttggAAAGAcagaaggaaggaaagaaacaaatgaagGCAGTGGGACGTATTAATATCGGAAATGATGCCTACCAAGCATTTTTACGTCGTGATAACTAG
- the SER1 gene encoding Phosphoserine transaminase (BUSCO:EOG09262B1U) codes for MTAPRTLEREEPNYYGAGPALLPTDVLQQAAYDLISYHGDSVGVGEISHRSKPATAIIDNTKNNLKQLLSIPDDYEVFFLQGGGTGGFSAIVQNMMAHYAKKTGRKGKAAYAVTGSWSAKALEEAKRLGFDAYPVVNTKSEHYSDIPPFSKWEQIKEDTAYLWVCDNETVHGNEFQTVPDSSYLPKDVPLIADMSSNILSKEIDVSKYGAIMAGAQKNIGIAGLTIYIVRKDLLDQATDEQLKSLDISLSPIAFSFPVVVKNNSAYNTIPLFTCQILKLVTEKLIKEGGVKAVEKTNNQKAKLLYDALDATSNFYTLPVKNPNVRSNMNVVFKTPSEELDAKFVKDAETQQLKGLKGHRSVGGIRASIYNAVTLESVEKLVQFVKDFAEKNA; via the coding sequence ATGACTGCCCCTCGTACACTTGAAAGGGAAGAACCAAATTATTACGGTGCAGGTCCTGCTCTTTTACCCACCGATGTTTTGCAACAAGCGGCTTACGACTTGATTTCATACCATGGTGACTCTGTTGGTGTTGGGGAGATTTCGCATAGATCAAAACCAGCTACCGCAATAATTGATAATACAAAGAATAATTTGAAGCAATTGTTGAGCATTCCTGATGATTATGAAgtattctttcttcaagGAGGTGGTACTGGTGGATTTTCAGCCATTGTACAAAACATGATGGCACATTATGCAAAGAAAACTGGCCGCAAGGGGAAAGCTGCATATGCTGTTACAGGTTCCTGGTCGGCCAAAGCATTAGAGGAAGCCAAGAGATTGGGTTTCGATGCCTATCCAGTAGTTAACACCAAGAGTGAGCACTATAGCGATATTCCTCCATTCTCCAAATGGGAACAGATCAAAGAGGATACAGCTTACTtgtgggtttgtgataacGAAACAGTTCATGGCAATGAATTCCAGACTGTTCCAGACTCGTCCTACTTGCCAAAAGATGTGCCCTTGATTGCCGATATGTCGTCCAATATTTTGTCGAAGGAAATTGATGTTAGCAAATATGGTGCTATAATGGCAGGGGCTCAAAAGAACATTGGAATTGCTGGATTAACAATATATATTGTCAGGAAAGATCTCTTGGATCAAGCCACAGACGAACAATTAAAGAGTTTAGATATTTCCTTGCTGCCTATTGCATTCAGCTTCCCCGTTGTCGTTAAAAACAATTCTGCTTACAACACAATCCCCTTGTTCACATgtcaaattttgaaattagTCACTGAAAAGTTGATCAAAGAAGGCGGGGTTAAGGCAGTGGAAAAAACTAACAATCAAAAGGCAAAGTTGTTATACGATGCATTGGATGCAACATCCAACTTCTACACTTTGCCCGTCAAGAACCCCAATGTGCGCTCCAATATGAACGTGGTATTCAAAACTCCAAGCGAAGAATTGGATGCGAAATTTGTTAAGGATGCTGAGACACAACAGTTGAAAGGGTTGAAAGGACACAGGTCCGTTGGTGGAATTAGAGCTTCCATTTACAATGCTGTGACTCTTGAAAGCGTTGAAAAACTTGTGCAATTTGTTAAGGATTTTGCTGAGAAAAATGCGTAA
- the MEC3 gene encoding mitosis entry checkpoint, translating into MKLKFMTRNTEKLKETLSLISHLRKFVILKFTPEELCVISVNGGSANSEPQVWCKFPTARHFESMEIQSMRENTISMEINIDLLLQTLKNFDKANSEGLNIRLQRTDTTGEQGVATKSGRTASLALFYSNININSNVVNHTFRIPVKILREAQDLLREPLHTDHGLIMRLPNEFVTMFKRLDKFKKTAFNDRVVIQASKRDGGLLRFVLEEDGKFKVTVAWNNKLEVHRPTNTDTDYSVRESLYKNGNLHSLNTENGKEATHHDYNDNYEEEEEDEDSLGEVEICVKLKDWQSASKIVGRCRTVLLYIAPQKCSLHCLLDDTDDVELIYFINGVRNL; encoded by the coding sequence atgaaattgaagtttATGACAAGAAACACAGAGAAACTCAAGGAGACATTACTGCTAATCTCACATCTAAGAAAGTTTGTTATACTTAAATTCACGCCGGAAGAACTATGTGTAATTCTGGTCAATGGAGGTTCTGCAAACCTGGAGCCTCAGGTGTGGTGCAAGTTTCCAACTGCTAGGCACTTTGAACTGATGGAAATTCAAAGTATGAGAGAGAACACCATCCTGATGGAAATCAACATTGATCTTTTGCTTCAAAcgttgaaaaattttgacAAAGCAAATAGTGAGGGACTAAACATTAGGTTGCAACGAACAGATACTACAGGCGAGCAAGGCGTCGCTACAAAAAGTGGCCGGACCGCGTCACTTGCATTATTCTATTCAAACATAAACATCAACTCTAATGTGGTCAACCATACGTTCCGTATACCTGTCAAGATATTGCGAGAGGCACAGGATTTGTTGCGCGAGCCATTGCATACAGACCATGGTTTAATCATGCGACTACCCAATGAGTTTGTAACCATGTTCAAAAGATTGGATAAATTCAAAAAGACTGCATTTAATGACCGTGTCGTTATCCAGGCCAGTAAAAGAGATGGCGGTCTATTACGGTTTGTTTTAGAAGAAGACGGGAAGTTCAAAGTGACTGTGGCATGGAACAACAAGTTGGAAGTGCACAGACCTACAAATACTGATACCGATTATTCTGTGCGAGAGTCATTATATAAAAATGGGAATCTACATCTGTTGAATACGGAGAACGGTAAAGAAGCAACTCATCATGATTATAATGACAAttatgaagaagaagaagaggatgaagatAGCCTTGGCGAAGTTGAAATTTGTGTGAAACTAAAAGATTGGCAGCTGGCATCGAAAATTGTAGGAAGGTGTCGCACGGTGCTATTATATATTGCCCCGCAAAAGTGTAGTTTACACTGCCTTCTAGACGACACAGATGACGTGGAGCTTATATATTTCATAAATGGAGTACGCAACTTGTGA
- the YSH1 gene encoding endoribonuclease ysh1 (BUSCO:EOG09260RRC): protein MSKDTEASNEESFKFFGLGGCNEVGRSCHIIEYKNKVIMLDAGMHPALSGHASFPFFDEYDLSKVDILLISHFHVDHSASLPYVMQQSNFKGKVFMTHATKAIYRWLMQDFVRVTSIGNSRSEGGGTSATGASGSLNEEGGNLYTDDDIFKSFDRIETIDYHSTMEIDGIKFTAYHAGHVLGACMYFIEIGGLKVLFTGDYSREENRHLQAAEVPPTRPDILITESTFGTGTLESKAELEKKLTSHIHATITRGGRVLLPVFALGNAQELLLILEEYWEKNEDLHNVNVYYCSDLARKCMAVYETYTGIMNDKIRLSSSSSSTSSSNNSTKSNPFDFKYIKSIKNLSKFSDLGPSVVVATPGMLQAGVSRQLLEKWAPEQKNLVILTGYSVEGTMAKDIMKEPQVIPSFNNPDLSIPRRIGVEEISFAAHVDFQQNSDFIDKVSPSKIILVHGDSIPMGRLKSALLSKYSSRKGTDKEVKVFNPRNCEELCIEFKGLRIAKVLGSLAEEQIQLLKDEIESKLESENKIEELSKSDDADDADDADSGGVGKSDLGNIRNHDLQQSLSTTFRPGQVVSGVLVSKDFDLNLVQLQDLNEFTQLSTSIVKSKINLRINADISLMIWHLKRMFGYINILNDDDEEWECVIMDVIDIFIDKSKGPGLFITVEWINDNLMADSLADSIVAILYSIDSSPASVKLTSKQHSHSHSHSHSHSHNQLIQYEQTLDNGTDIGGAHIQDDIETRIKNMSLLLEAQFGDALHNLSNDKSRVTIGKNVANIDYRTLQVDCTSKVLKDRIENVIKRGCQLSAPLSIPSK, encoded by the coding sequence ATGTCCAAAGACACCGAGGCATCGAACGAGGAGAGCTTCAAGTTTTTTGGACTTGGTGGGTGCAATGAAGTGGGAAGATCATGTCACATTATTGAATACAAGAACAAGGTAATTATGTTGGATGCTGGGATGCATCCAGCGTTGAGTGGCCACGCgtctttccctttttttgatGAATATGACTTGTCTAAAGTTGATATATTGCTAATCAGTCATTTCCATGTTGATCACTCGGCTTCACTTCCATACGTGATGCAACAGTCTAATTTCAAAGGTAAGGTTTTTATGACGCATGCAACCAAAGCTATATATCGATGGCTAATGCAAGACTTTGTACGAGTCACATCTATCGGTAACTCAAGGAGTGAAGGAGGAGGAACATCAGCTACTGGAGCAAGTGGAAGTTTAAATGAAGAAGGTGGAAATTTGTATACCGATGATGATATTTTCAAGTCATTTGATAGGATTGAGACCATTGATTACCACTCGACAATGGAAATCGACGGTATAAAGTTTACAGCTTACCATGCGGGACATGTATTAGGAGCTTGTATGTATTTTATAGAGATTGGTGGGCTCAAGGTACTATTTACAGGAGATTATTCTCGAGAAGAAAATAGACACTTGCAAGCAGCAGAAGTGCCTCCAACGAGGCCAGATATACTTATCACAGAGTCTACTTTTGGTACGGGGACATTGGAATCGAAAGCAGAGTTGGAGAAGAAATTGACAAGTCATATACATGCAACTATCAcaagaggaggaagagtGTTGTTACCAGTGTTTGCCCTTGGAAATGCTCAAGAGctcttgttgattttggaaGAATACTGGGAAAAAAACGAGGACTTGCACAATGTGAATGTTTATTATTGCTCTGACTTAGCCAGAAAATGCATGGCCGTGTATGAAACTTACACTGGTATCATGAACGATAAAATAcgtctttcttcttcctcgtcGTCGACGTCGTCGTCAAACAACTCGACAAAATCGAATCCGTTTGATTTCAAGTACATAAAGTCAATCAAGAACCTATCAAAATTTTCAGATCTTGGCCCCTCAGTGGTTGTCGCAACCCCGGGAATGTTGCAAGCTGGTGTGTCTAGACAATTGCTAGAGAAATGGGCAccagagcaaaaaaatttggttATTTTGACAGGTTATTCGGTTGAAGGAACCATGGCAAAGGATATAATGAAAGAACCTCAGGTGATCCCCTCTTTCAATAATCCAGATCTCAGCATACCAAGACGTATTGGTGTCGAGGAGATTTCATTTGCGGCTCATGTCgattttcaacaaaattcTGATTTCATAGACAAAGTATCGCCATCAAAGATTATTCTTGTGCATGGTGACTCTATACCCATGGGTCGGCTTAAGTCTGCCTTGTTGAGTAAATACTCCTCGAGAAAAGGAACCGATAAGGAAGTTAAAGTGTTTAACCCACGAAACTGTGAAGAGTTGTGCATTGAATTCAAGGGACTAAGGATTGCAAAAGTATTGGGATCATTAGCAGAAGAGCAAATACAATTACTTAAGGACGAAATAGAGTCAAAGCTTGAGctggaaaacaaaatagagGAGTTGAGCAAAAGtgatgatgctgatgatgctgatgaCGCTGATAGTGGTGGCGTGGGAAAGAGTGACTTGGGTAACATTAGGAACCATGATCTTCAGCAATCTTTGCTGACAACTTTCCGTCCTGGCCAAGTTGTATCGGGAGTCTTGGTGTCTAAAGATTTCGATCTTAATTTGGTGCAACTCCAGGACTTGAACGAGTTTACTCAATTATCAACTTCGATTGTCAAATCAAAGATCAACCTTCGAATCAATGCAGATATTTCGTTGATGATTTGGCACCTCAAACGAATGTTTGGGTACATAAACATTCTcaatgacgatgacgaggAGTGGGAATGTGTCATTATGGATGTCATTGACATCTTTATTGACAAGTCAAAAGGTCCCGGATTGTTCATAACAGTGGAATGGATCAATGACAATTTGATGGCCGATTCATTAGCCGACAGTATTGTTGCTATTCTCTACTCCATTGACTCGTCACCAGCTTCGGTGAAATTGACATCGAAACAACACAGTCATAGTCATAGTCATAGTCACAGCCACAGCCATAATCAACTAATCCAGTATGAACAAACCTTAGATAATGGTACTGATATTGGTGGTGCCCACATACAAGATGACATAGAAACTCGAATCAAAAACATGCTGTTATTGCTAGAAGCTCAGTTTGGTGATGCTCTCCATAATTTGTCTAACGATAAGTCAAGGGTCACCATTGGCAAGAATGTAGCAAATATTGATTATAGAACTTTACAAGTGGATTGCACCTCAAAAGTGCTTAAGGATCGGATTGAAAATGTGATCAAAAGAGGTTGTCAACTTAGTGCACCATTATCAATACCCTCCAAATAG
- the SMD2 gene encoding mRNA splicing protein (BUSCO:EOG09265IT6) has product MSEFIDRPRSELTEKELAKLEEFEFLHGPMSLIHQAQTENSPIVISCRNNHKLVGKVRAFDRHCNLVLENVKELWTEKVTEFGKTKNVPRERFISKMFLRGDSVIIVVKA; this is encoded by the exons ATGAG TGAATTTATCGACCGACCTCGTTCAGAACTAACCGAAAAAGAGCTTGCGAAGCTCGAAGAGTTTGAATTTCTTCATGGTCCAATGTCACTTATACATCAAGCACAAACAGAGAATCTGCCGATTGTCATATCATGTCGAAATAATCACAAATTGGTTGGAAAAGTGAGAGCATTTGACAGACATTGTAATTTGGTGCTAGAGAATGTCAAGGAGTTGTGGACAGAGAAAGTTACAGAATTTGGAAAGACTAAGAATGTGCCCCGTGAAAGATTTATTAGTAAAATGTTTCTTCGAGGTGACTCGGTGATAATAGTTGTGAAAGCATAA
- the MCM5 gene encoding minichromosome maintenance protein 5, producing MSFDGPSTYSAQVLPGEEPEDSSFNEITKAFRSFILEFRLDSQFIYRDQLRENLLINKYFLRVDNEHLIGFNEELNKKLTDDPAEIIPLFESAITDIAKRIAYLSKDEIPHGFPNCQLILFSQANKVAIRNLDSEHIAKVVRVSGIVISASVLSSRATQVQLICRQCKHTMQLKIKSGFGQIQLPKCQSPHNVDPNSTQEKCPPDSYVIDHDKSTFVDQQVLKLQESPDMVPVGEMPRHILLQSDRYLTNQVVPGTRVTIIGIYSIFQSKQRGGSSGSANSNVAIRNPYLKVLGIQTDIDNGANGQGITFSEEEEEEFLELSRMPNLYEVFSNSIAPSIYGNQDIKKAITCLLMGGSKKILPDGMRLRGDINVLLLGDPGTAKSQLLKFVEKIAPISVYTSGKGSSAAGLTASVQRDPQTRDFYLEGGAMVLADGGVVCIDEFDKMRDEDRVAIHEAMEQQTISIAKAGITTILNSRTSVLAAANPVFGRYDEFKSPGENIDFQSTILSRFDMIFIVKDDHNERRDMSIAHHVMNVHAGGKTQELQQEGEIPIETMKRYIQYVKLRCAPRLTAEASERLSSHFVSIRRRLQINESEMNERSSIPITVRQLEAIIRITESLAKLRLSPIATEEHVEEAIRLFTASTMDAVDQGVGNSTDASLNAEIKKVEQELRRRLPIGWSTAYRTLRKEFVDSGKASSSALEKALYIMERHDVIKFRHQGQNILRVGV from the coding sequence CGCAGTTCATTTACAGAGACCAATTGAGAGAAAATTTGCTTATAAACAAATATTTTTTGAGAGTCGACAATGAGCATCTTATTGGTTTCAATGAagaattgaacaaaaaattgacCGATGACCCGGCAGAAATCATTCCGCTCTTTGAAAGTGCCATCACCGATATCGCAAAGAGAATCGCATACCTTTCCAAAGATGAGATTCCCCACGGCTTCCCAAACTGTCAGTTGATTTTGTTCTCACAGGCCAATAAAGTAGCTATTAGAAACCTCGACTCCGAGCACATTGCCAAAGTTGTTAGAGTTAGTGGAATTGTTATTTCCGCATCGGTGCTCTCATCACGAGCAACGCAGGTACAATTGATATGTCGTCAATGTAAACACACGATGCAATTGAAAATCAAGTCTGGATTTGGCCAGATTCAATTGCCAAAATGCCAAAGTCCTCACAATGTTGACCCAAACTCTACCCAGGAGAAGTGTCCACCTGACTCATACGTCATTGATCACGACAAGTCCACATTTGTTGACCAACAAGTTTTGAAGCTACAAGAGAGTCCAGATATGGTGCCTGTTGGAGAAATGCCTAGACATATTCTTTTGCAAAGCGATAGATACTTGACCAACCAGGTTGTCCCAGGAACTAGAGTCACGATTATTGGGATTTATTCAATCTTCCAATCCAAACAAAGAGGCGGAAGCTCGGGCAGTGCAAATAGTAATGTGGCAATAAGAAATCCATACTTGAAAGTATTGGGTATTCAAACTGATATTGATAATGGCGCCAATGGACAAGGAATCACCTTTagtgaagaagaggaagaagaatttTTGGAATTGTCAAGAATGCCCAATTTGTATGAGGTGTTCTCCAATTCAATTGCTCCTTCTATTTACGGAAACCAGGATATCAAGAAGGCCATCACTTGTTTATTAATGGGTGGCTCGAAAAAGATTTTACCAGATGGAATGAGATTGAGGGGTGATATCaatgttcttcttttgggTGACCCAGGTACTGCCAAGTcacaattgttgaaatttgtAGAAAAAATTGCGCCAATTTCCGTCTACACCTCAGGTAAAGGTTCATCGGCTGCAGGTTTGACTGCGTCTGTACAAAGAGATCCACAGACAAGAGATTTTTACCTTGAAGGTGGTGCTATGGTCTTGGCAGATGGAGGTGTTGTTTGTATTGATGAGTTTGACAAAATGAGAGACGAAGACAGAGTTGCTATTCACGAAGCAATggaacaacaaacaatttcaattgcaaaagcGGGCATCACAACCATTCTTAACTCAAGGACTTCTGTGTTGGCTGCAGCAAACCCGGTATTTGGACGTTATGATGAATTCAAGAGTCCTGGCGAAAACATTGATTTCCAAAGCACAATCTTATCGAGATTTGATATGATTTTTATTGTCAAGGACGACCACAATGAGCGAAGAGATATGTCAATTGCCCACCACGTGATGAATGTTCATGCTGGAGGCAAGACCCAAGAGTTGCAACAAGAAGGTGAAATACCTATCGAAACAATGAAGAGGTATATCCAATACGTTAAATTGAGATGTGCGCCTCGTTTGACCGCCGAGGCTTCAGAGAGACTCTCTTCCCATTTTGTCTCCATTCGAAGAAGGTTGCAAATTAATGAAAGTGAGATGAATGAACGCTCGTCGATCCCCATTACGGTTCGTCAGTTGGAGGCCATCATTCGTATTACTGAGTCATTGGCAAAATTGAGGTTAAGTCCAATTGCAACAGAGGAGCACGTTGAAGAAGCAATCAGGTTGTTTACTGCCTCAACTATGGATGCAGTCGACCAGGGTGTTGGTAATAGCACTGATGCGCTGTTGAATGCAGAGATCAAGAAGGTCGAACAAGAGTTAAGAAGGAGATTACCGATTGGTTGGTCTACAGCTTATAGAACACTTAGAAAAGAGTTTGTTGATTCTGGGAAAGCCAGTAGTTCAGCTTTGGAGAAAGCTTTATACATTATGGAACGTCATGACGTCATCAAGTTCAGACATCAAGGACAAAATATTCTACGGGTTGGTGTCTAA